In the genome of Orcinus orca chromosome 13, mOrcOrc1.1, whole genome shotgun sequence, the window TCATCATAACGGCAAAACTGGCCACAGAAGCAGCTAAATCCCGAATATTCTCTCCTTTTAGATTGTTTCAGGTTTTCAGTAAATTACCCTGTGGAAGGAAACATACTGTTGCCGTCCACGTTTTCGTTTACTGTCAAAAAGATGATAGTCTAAGACTTACAAATAACTAGAGGTTTTATCTTGATAGCTTTATCCTTATAGCTTTATCTGTTTGCattacttagaaaataaaatacaacagcTTAATTGTACATATTGaagtattcatatatttatagttatatatttCTATGGTTTCTAGATGAGATTACAGTAGTAAAGGCTTTTGTGTATGATTCTTATAGCAAATTACATTTAACAAAAGAGTGGCATTTTAATATAGTAGAAAATTGATAGAGGACTAAAAATTAAGACTAGTCGCAACCGAAGTGGCTGACggaattaaaaagaaacttgCAACTTCTATTTGTCAAATGGTAATTGACCATGTaatctttttttctcatgataattattttattttttgcttttatttatttttgaattgaaatatggttgatttacaatgttgtgttagtttcaggtatacaacaaagtgattcagttatatatctttacctatatctgtatctaatttttcagatcattttccattataggttattacaaggtattgaatatagttccctgtgctagacattgggtccttgttatttatctattttatatttagtagtgtgtatctgctaatcctaaaatCCTAACTATACTTCCCCGCCTTTttcctttggtaaccctaagtttgttttctaagtctgttagtctagttctgttttgtaaataagttcatttgtatcatttttttagattccacatataagtgatatcatgtgatattcgtctttctctgtctgacttacttcacttagcatgacaatctctaggtccatccatgttgctgcaaatggcattatttcattctttttatggctgagtaatattccgttgtataatgtaccacctcttctttatccattcgtctgtccatggacacttaggttgcttccatgtcttagctgttgtaaatagtgctgctatgaacgttggggtgcatgtatcttttctattgAGGGTTTTGTTTTCAATCAAAACTGTGGGAAAGGAAGCTTAACTTTGCAGTTTGTTACAGAGATCAGGTTTAAGGGAAATGCAGATTTTGCCCAACAAgatgaatgtttgttgaacagTAGGGAATTTCTAATGGTTGAGTAGGCGGACTCAGGAGTTGGTGAGGATCCTTCACTGGTATCTTTCAATGTGCTCTGAAGGACCACTTGGAAGGAGGCGTTAGGCAAGCATTACTGAGAGTTCCAGACGTTTTACGTGAGTCCTTCAGGATTCCAGTGGATCTCTTTTCCTGGGGGAAACTTGGAAGAGGAAAGCAGATGGTAGCAACTACAGCCCCACCACCGCACGTGGTTTCAGGGTCACAGCTAATGCTCATCGTTCCCCTTCTCTGCCAGCCATTCTAAGTTCCCTTCACccaaatcaagatacagaacagatcCATCACCACAAGGTACTCTTCCATTTCCATAATTCTTCAGTTCACAGAAAACACTGAATCTGAGATATTGGAAAGCAAATAATTTGAGTAGTTCTAGGATGAGTAATGAAGTACATCTGGACTGACGTGGAGGGGAGCTGTAGACTCCTGTAGCTGTTAAATTCCATGCCAGAGAGATGCCCTAAAGAAGGAGACTTGGGGCCAAGACAGGTCAATTAGCTCATTGAAGATCAAACAGGAGCAGAACCAGGAGTGGAGGGCTGCGTCTCCTAGCCTTGGTTCAGGAGGTGGTAAAGGCTAGAAGGCACAAGCCCTAATGCGTTTTCAACGAATGTTGAAACTTGCTTTTACTTCAGACATCATTGTTTAAAAGTCtctaattttttctgtaaattagGAGATAGAGTAAACtaaagtgaattttaaagttttttttagcCATCTTTCTAAATAACTGTGATCTCAGAATTATTTTGTAGATACTGGGTGTAAAAGGAATAGAAGAGTGAATCAAATGTGCGTGAAGCAGACGCACACGTAGATGTTTTTAGTTTATACTGTGTTTTAAAATCTCTAGttctttctgaaaaatgaaatgtGGGAAATACTTGCCAAAGTATTTGGCAAGTAGCATCATTTAATAGAAATTTTActctaaaaagtaaagtataCGAAAACAAAGTTGTTGTAAAATGAAAGCCTATGTAGGTCAGATTTTTTCCGAAGGCTAAATTTCAACTTACTGTTGATTAGCAGAAAATAGAGGCTGCAGCGTCCATTGTATCTCTTCAAGCTCTGAGAACACAAACAAAGGTGCTGGGACTGATTGCCTTGCATGGATTCAACCCAGATTGTTCCCTGCACTTAAGTCATAGCTTATATTTTATGCCCTTGGCCATCTAGGCCAGGGACATTTTAACCTATATAGAGTATATGGTTTGCAATACTTTCTTGACCTTGATGTCTttaaatttcatgttaatttttattggtttcCATCGGCAATCTTCCCCACTCACACCCAGGCATATACATTTATGGCCTTTGAAGTTCAGCTTTGGGTGGTATTTGAAGAACAAAATTTGCTTTTTCAATCTATAATTTTTATTACCTTGTAAAGCATTGTTTGAATCACGATGCTTTTTAATGGAATGATCAGAAATATAGAGAGCAActaaattaaagaattttaaaatgacttttccaaACCTGCACACCTCCCGTAGACTTTCTACTCCTTATTCTCGGTACAGAGTACTCTTGGGAAGTGGTATTGCCTGAAAGTCCCAGTATGAACAGAGGTCAGCTTTCCATAGGCTTCGCCACTCCTGGTTCAGCCATATTCATACGCGACCACAATTGAGTGCATTCGGAGCAGGGCTAAAATTCTGTTAAACTGGGTCCTTGAAAAGCCCAGTCGAGCAAGTATGATCTCTAGCTCAATATACTTTAAAGCATGACTCTCCTTTCTTCATCCCTAACTTAGAATCCATGCTTAAAACTAGTTGAATATGACAAGATTCAAAGTCAGAATGGTTCCCCAAGTAGCTAGATACGCTTTGTCACAATTTTCTCAGTTGGAGAGCTCTGTTTATAGTTCTATGTCTTTGCATTTTTAAGGTGTGTTCTACTGTGTAGTCTCTTATGTATCCTGTAATTTCAGCCTAATGACAGGTAACTGTGAACCTcatttgggaaactgaggccccagagaTTCAGAGACTCGGCCTGATCGCACAGCTGTTGAGACCCTCAGTCTAAGGCAGAGCTGCTATCAAAGCCACGTGTGTCCTACTCTGTGGTCTCCCTCCTGTCTGCTGACCCCAAGTTATGCTGTGGTCCCTACCCGGGTTTCCAAATTAGGGTGTCATCAAAATTTAGAGATTTAAGAGACCTTAAAGATGATCTGAATCAGAAGCCTTAAAAGGACAAAACAGAGCCTGAGAGATTTCAGTAATTCTCCCAGCTACATCCATTTCAGGCCAGAAGCCAGGAGTTTGGTTCCTGTGCTGTGGCTCACTTCAGCTGCATTCACAGCACTATTAGGGGGTATTTCCAATTACTCCTTTCATTAAAACCCACTACTCTATCATTAGGCCTTTAGTCCTAACTAGTTTTTAACTACTTCTAGATTAAAAATTACTAAACCAACAGAGTATTTTGGCTTCAAAGTACATACTGCAGTACTTCTTTTAAATAGGCAACCATAGTTTTCCAACTAAACATCAACATAAAATTTCCATACACTCTTTGACTTTAGGGAATATGAGTAACGTGAGATGACTGTTTTCACTATTTTGGAGTTTTTCTTTAGATGATTGTATTAAAAAGGtagaaatattcatttttcattacCCTGTAGCTCCCTGGATTTCTGTCACAATATCTGTCTTAGGAGAATGCTGATGGTCAAATTAAACTCTCTTAATACAATGGTCAAAATGAAGACGGCAGATACAGCCTCCAGTATCATATTCTAAATTCTCTTTTCTAGCTCTTAATAATTTCCCCTATAGTATAGATttgtgataaagcaaatatacATGCTGTCCAGAAACGTGTCCATACGGCAGACCAAACTGATGTTATCTCAGTTGGTTAACAGTTTCCCAccaaaactatttttcttttcttcattcattctttcggTGACTCGAGGCCCCTACTCCCTGTGTATACATCTGTAGGCACAAATGCTTATGACTAAGGTGTAAGGGGCAAAGGTTCTTCTGAGAGTTTATATAATTATACTTTTGTAGACTCCTGAGGGAGTTAGATAAGAGATATGAAGTATATACTTGGAGCACAAAAAGAACCAGTTCATCGCCTAACGGTTGGCTGCATATCCTAAATCAACAATTATCAGTTACTGCCTTTTTAAAAGGCAGATCTTCTTGATATTAACGGTATAGATATAATGTCTGTTGATTTCTTTGATTTAAAGAGAGACCTGGGTACAGTGATAGAACTTCTTTTCCAAGCAAAATCATTCACATTTTTTGGAGCTATGATATCGTATATTGCCCCAAGATTTACGGGAGGTGCAGCATTTCCATTTAGCGTTTTCGTATGTTCCGGTAATGAGATGGTTTACTTAGTTCCGGTGCATTACTGTCTTGCAGCACCATTTATATTCCTCATAAGAGAGGGCCCCAAAAAGCCAAGCCTAGACAATGATATCCTGAATTGCACCAGCACAATTTAATACAGTACCATTACATTTAAAACGTTTACACAGACAGTTGCAAATCTACTTATTTTACGCACAATTTATATAATACTTTGACagacaaaaatatatgtttagaACTATTATATGTATCTGTCTGTTCAGTAGCAAACTTACAATAAATTATACATTATACCAGCGTAAACTTTCTtaaagactaaaaagaaaaagtcacatttatgtttaaaatacagGTGCTACTTCCTTATCTCCAAATAAAACAAGCTAACAGCCATTACATTAGATTCACTTATTTCAAGCTTACAGTCATTTGATAGTCATATCAAATTCACTACTTATAAGAGTAGCAGTGAAGTTGGATGTTAACATGGAGTGTTTGAAAGTTTGTTCCTAACACTTCAGTCCGGCTACAAGCCGGATATTTTGAAAAGCATGTGTGAAAAGAAACACTAAAATGACACAAGAAACATGTCACACTTAttgtaaaagtatgaaaataaaatatgtgttttaggggcttccctggtggcgcagtggttgggagtccgcctgccgatgcaggggatgtgggttcgtgccccggtccgggaagatcccacatgccgcggagcggctgggcccgtgagccatggccgctgaccctgtgtgtccggagcctgtgctccgcagcgggagaggccacagcagtgagaggcccgcgtaaggcaaaaaaaaaaaaaaaaaatgtgttttcttctaacaCTGTATCCACAGGTATTGCCTCCAAAGGTTAATACACCCAGTGTCTGAGAtgttgctgttttattttcattgagaACGGGTTTTTGAAAATTAGGCCCACTGAGGAAAGACAAAAGACTCCAAAGCAGTGCGCATTACCCATGATGTCGAGACGGAGCAAATGATGAGCATAAAGCGTCGTCTACCATGTTTcacaattttgttccttcctTAGAAACTGGGGGATTTGTGTGTAAATGATCCTAAATAAAGACCCTACGActgttgtttccttccttttgacCCTCAACTTTGTTTTGTCCTTTTAAAAGAATCATCTTGCTAATATTTAGCCATTTACTGGTGTATTTTACCCTaacctagttttttttttgtatatctaGTTTGAGAGTAGGAAAGAAAGAGTAAGTTAAATAAACACAGAACATTGTTTATTAgcttaaattatttaacttttctagtTTTTAATATCTTGCACAAGGTAAATGCTTTTCCCCCTTTATCTTTCTAGTATTACAAAATGAATGGAATGGAAAAAATTTTCACTATTAGTATTAATTCTTTTTCACTGGATTTAAATAGGGTCATTTGGACAACTGTTGCCCAACAAAATTGTAAACTATAATATCGGTAGAGACCATACTTCCCTGTGTCACTCTACTGTAACATGGGTGATGTGCTTCTATGGAAGCATGTGCCTAAAGGGGTTGAAACAAAAATTTATGACGATGGAGCGGGTGAAAATAATTATTCAGGTAGCGTGCTGGAAAGAGGCACATCTGAAGTATCACACTTGCCAGGAGCTGCAGTCCCCATCAATTAACTACCTTCACCTGTCAAAAATTTCCAcctttgtagtttttaaaaaatgtgtttcctgCCCCCGTTTCTTCTCTCAACCCATGTCCGAGAAACTTGGGACTCGCACACTTACTGGTTCCAAAACTGTGCTCCTTTCCCAGCACTCCATTCTGAGCAAAGAGATGGGTACAAAAAAATTCCCTTTTCATTTAGCTTGCAGACGATGTTTTACAAAGATTCTGAATGCAATGTCACATTTACCATCAAGCTTGgataaagcattaaaaatatggGACTGACAACATATAAAAttattccacattttaaaaattaccctgTAAATTTAATTCATGTTTAATAACAAAGGAGAGATTACTGGATGCTTTTGGACAATTGCAATAAAAAAGGGAATTCTAGCTTCCCAAACACAACTTTTATACTTAATGTCGCACACTGAATTTTCACTTTGTCTAtgaatcacaaaaaaagaaatattttttggaaaaagtGCTTTAGTTTGAATAATTCAGGCTGCCTTTCTTTAACTGGATCAAATGCTTAGATAATTTTTCCGCTGATCAGCTCACTCTGCTCTTGTCGACGCAGCTCCAGTTATTTCTATAATGTGACTGATGGGAAATCATTTAAAATTCGAAAATGGATACAAAccattacatataaatatacacatatttttttaactccagaaaaggagtaaaataacatttaatgacCAACCTCATGAAAGTTATGTAGACGCCAAATGTTACAATTAAGTCCTTCTTCCCTTTAGGACCtaattttactttctcctttcttccgcATTTTAAAATTCACGATATACGATTTGTAGTGGTGATCTGTCCAGTACCTAAGACTGGTTTTTGCAAAAAAGGGCCACAGAGTAGCTCTCTTGACACTAAATCATCCTCATTAACTAACATTCAAAATCGAGTGGTTTCGTTTTTCTAATCTTGCTACTGTCAGGAGGTGTGGTTTGCCTCTCACTAAGCAATTTAAGGTGTGTAGCTATCTCACCTTACAAACGGCTCAATTTCACTTCCAATACTAATACATAGCAAGTCAACAGATTACTTTTCTCATGAAGCAAAATGTTCTAAACTTCAGATGAAGGTGAAAGTTCACTGTTGTTCCTGTCACTTTCTACTTAGTGGCCTTGATTTATTGCTGTAAGGTTGCCTAATAATCGCGCCTTTCTCTCTGTAGGTACTTTCCCCAATGCATATGGTAGTTGTATGGTAGTTTTAGACACACCCGAAGGAACCAGGATCCTCTATCGGGACGGGATCTACTTTCCTATCATCTTGCATGTCAAGAAATGCCGCTACacaatatttttttgtgtgtctgcttTGCCTGCACTCAGAATAATACATACCactactaaaagaaaaacaaattgcaTATTCAGCGAATGTTATAATTAAGACCATGAAAGAAGGAATTACTCATCACATCAGGGAATCATCTGATTAATTCGCTGCTCCATTCACTGGAGTGATGGGGATTTATTCTCACAACTTCAGTGTGAGAGTTAAACTAGACTCAGGGCATTCACAAACAAGGTCGCGATCAAGGCTCCCCCGTCTCCTTGGCTTTCTCACATCTACTTCCTTTTTCCATAAGAAAGGTGAACACTCTTTTTGGCTCTCCATTCTTTGAGTGGGGTTTTATTCATGTTTGAATACTTAACAAAACTACTGAGAGTCGAAATCAAATGAGGATGAGATGTGTCCacgagggagagagagatgctgCTTCAGGGGTGCTTCCTTCTGGCTTGTCTTGGATGTGCAATTACACTATTATATGGAGTTTTGTCCTCCTGAAcgatatctttaaaatatattttatatgccgCAAACCACCCTTCCGGGACTAGCCTGCTATAGAGCTCCGTCTAGGAAGGCAGTGAGGGTGTGTTTATTGTAAATTATCTTCAGTCCCAGAGCCCTCTGGGCTGGAATCCATGTTGAGGAGGGCCTCCTGATTGGTGAAAGTCGAGCTGACGGTTAGGCTCTGCCGCGGCTTCACAGGTGCAAGTTCATCTAGCTTAATATTTTCGTTTCTGACCAGAATTGTCCTATCCATGTTTTCTTCACTGTGCCTTGCAACGACAGCATCAAATACATCTAATTTTGGTGGCAGGGTTCCACTTTCAAATAGGTATTTGGCTAAATAAGAGATGCAAATGTTGGATAAGAATGAGGTCACCATGGCAAGGGTCTTAAACGGGAATCTCTGATTATATATGCCACTTTTATCAATGTAATAACCAGGGTAAAAGATCAAGGGCTGCAGGTTCAGGTACGGCTCCCCGCCGGTTACTCTCAGGAAAAGGCCAGAGATGTAACCTGCCACGGCCCCATACGTGTTGGTCCCCTTGATGAATAGCACGCAGAGCAGCTGCGGGAAGATGATGATGTACACGAGGTCGGAGCTGAGGTACCAGAGCCCGTACACCGTCTTCGTCAGCAAGGCCATGGTCATTGCGGAAGCTCCGAACACGAACACCGTGATGCGCATGACCCAGACGAGCTCCTTGTCGGAAGCCTGCAAGAAATCGACATCGAGTCAGTTTTTCTCAGGACGTGCTGGCTCCTCTAGGAGGAGAATGAGATGCCTTCCtgtgttttaaagctgctgtaaaGAATCCCCCTGGTTCAAAAGGCTCAGTCTATGGGTGAAACCAGCCGAAACCACAGCATGTGAATCGAGCAGGCTAGGCAGCCTCCCCGGCCGACCTCGCGAGAGGCTTCGCGGTAAGCAGAGCCCACTGGCTGAACGGCAGAGGGAGACGTGAGATGCGCGCTGGGTCCTCGGAGGGGAAGGATAACGCAAGGGAGGATTTCTTTACTTTCCACGTTAAGGAATAGTTTTTCATGTGGCAGTGAGAGGTTGTGGCCTGtcttcctctcttcctggagGGTAACTGCCTTAAACAACAAGTGGGACCATTTTGTTAACTATGACCTAGAAAACCTAGAGAAAGGCAAGCCTGAGTcaaggaaggaggtggaggggggcTCTGGGCCCCTCCGTGAGCACGATCGTGCTGCTCTGCGCCCTGGCATTCAATAAGGAAAATCAAACTGAGACGCTGTTTTCTGACAAAGGAGGACTTGGGGTTCAAGTGAAGAGCAGACAGGTGTGAGACCAGCACCCATGAAATAATTACTCATTATCTTCTGCTCTGCCAGGGTTCCTGAATTTCTTATCGTATTTAGTTAAACTCAGagtttttctaagttattttaGGTTTCATTGTTCGTTCATTAGAAAGAGAAGACGTTTAAATTATTGCAATATGACTGTACCTCTTGGGAAATAGTTATATTGATTAGTGCCCTTCAGTATTAGTGTGAACGACAACATGCATTAAAAACCTCATATACAGCATAAATAAAGCGCTGAATCAAAGTAGGGTCAGATTTTCATGCAGACTATTAATAAGTATAGAGAAACACCTACATAGTAACTGCAAGGATGAGAACAAGAGCAATAGCGTTATGTTGAAAAAACTGTTCTtactaccgcaaaaaaaaaaaaaagataaaagcaaaaaccGTTCTTACATTTTGTCTGAAGGAAAGCTGGTAGATGTTGCGAGCAAACATCGAACTTGCTGACAAGATGGAAGAATCTGCTGATGACATGACAGCAGCAGAAACGGCTCCAAGACCAAAGTAAGAAATGTACACAGGGCAGAGATACTTCAGGACGATCGGCAAGATCATGTCTGACTGTTGGTTGTCCTTGGGGTCGAGAGGCCCGTATCCAGTCTGGCTCCAGTCTGTGGATAGAAACAACAAACACAACAACCAGAGagccatccattcatccatccatccatccgtccatccatctggGGTCATCCTATTTACTAGGTAGCTTTCAAAGTAAAATCAGAACCTATAAACTAGTCTAATCAGTGGGAAATCTAATTAGTCTAACAGGGCATGTTAGTTTAATTAGGTGGGAAGTCCATGTACTGGTCCAGTGAAATTGCCTCATATATTCCAGCTTCTAATGGGTTACAGTTAGTCTTATGCACAAGATCTGAACAGAATATGGTggtgtgaaatatatatatatataaaattaaatacatatttaatatatatttctcatcttCAGTGTTACAATGGTGTCTGAAATATAAGACAATTGGTTGACATATTACAAAGGTAGATATATGAACAGATGAGAAACCATTGACTGTGTGGGGGTGAGAGGGAacgtgggggagggagggcagctgAGGGGTAACTGGTGACTTGGATGAAGCCTGAGTGAGTCAGTTAGTGAAGCTGCAGGAGATTTACCTGTTGACGCGCCAATGGCTCCAATGAGTATGGCTGGCAGAGCCATCACCATGCACCCAAAGGCTGCCAGGAAGGACAGCACTTGAGCGTAGGTGGCTGAGGATGAAGACAGGACCCTCTGGAAGTAGGCTTGCCACGGGATTCCACCCAGCATCTGCGTGGGAACCACGGGGACTCAAAATGAATTGGAGGCAAATAGCATCtattaggtatttttatttttttaacagtcaCATTCAGAATGGTCACATGCATGGCTCTGAAGGGGAGAAAATGGTCCTACCTGCCACTTGTCTACACTGCTGTCACTAAGTCATCGTCATAGGTTCAGTCGTGCAGAATTTCTCAAGTTCTTTTCTCTCATAATTATTTATGcacaatattttcttttgcttaatttacCTACTTTACACTGCATTATACACAACTACCcagaaaccttcaatttgttcTTATCTGGAAGTTTTAACAGCCACaaaattatctcaaaaaattaagaTTCTGAAACCATGAAGTTTCATTTGATTCAAAACACCCAGTGAATATTTCTAGATTCCAATCACGTGCCAGGCAATGTAATGGCTGTCAGAGCCCAGAGATGAGTGAAAAATTCCTGCTCTTGAGACCACTGTCCACTGGGAGGGTCAATGCGTTACGGTGTTTTCTAGACGGGGGTGTGCAGAGGCTCAAGACAATATAGAGCATCAAGAAGATACTAGAATTTCTCTTTATATTCATTTCTACCTCATACCTAAATATTGTTGTTTTATTAAATGATTTCCACAATGTGCTAGTACAGTACATATAAGCAGTTTATAATTCCTATCCCTACCTTGGGGGTGTGCTTCACATTCTTATTGAGGATATACAATAAAAAAGTTTGGAGACACTGAACTTGCATGTAATTTGTTGATGCTATAAAGAGGTACATATGGGAACAATAATGAGAAGCAATCATCTGGGGGTAAcggaggggaaaggtgggaggaagaCAGAGGCATGGTAACCATGGTAACCATACAGAAAGAGCATTTGAGTCCCCTTAAGTATCAAGAGGGTGTCACTAGGTGGAGACGGACAGGGAGGAGAGTTCTTGGGAAAGAAcccaatatgaaaaagaaaaagaaaaaaacaaagaggcaGCCATTAGACCACCGTGTGTTTGGTATGGGTAGAGGTCAGGGTGTGTGTGGGtggtgagagaggaggctggagcaTCCTCTCACTGGCGTAGAGTCagtgttcagtaaatacttaTCATGTGAGTGAGTGAATTGAGGAGGGAACTTCCCACATCACAATGTACTGAAGTTGCTTCTTTgattgtctgtctctctcactggCTCCGAGTTCTGGGATATCTGTCTTGTTTATTATTGTCACATCTGTGCCAATCACATATTGGCTCCAGAACAGTTTCCTTCTTATAAAAGCCATACAAGCTCA includes:
- the SLC5A7 gene encoding high affinity choline transporter 1, with amino-acid sequence MRSKGYVTMLDPFQQIYGKRMGGLLFIPALMGEMFWAAAIFSALGATISVIISADVRVSVIVSALIATLYTLVGGLYSVAYTDVVQLFCIFVGLWVSVPFALSHSAVADIGFTAVHTKYQKPWLGTIEPFEVYTWLDSFLLLMLGGIPWQAYFQRVLSSSSATYAQVLSFLAAFGCMVMALPAILIGAIGASTDWSQTGYGPLDPKDNQQSDMILPIVLKYLCPVYISYFGLGAVSAAVMSSADSSILSASSMFARNIYQLSFRQNASDKELVWVMRITVFVFGASAMTMALLTKTVYGLWYLSSDLVYIIIFPQLLCVLFIKGTNTYGAVAGYISGLFLRVTGGEPYLNLQPLIFYPGYYIDKSGIYNQRFPFKTLAMVTSFLSNICISYLAKYLFESGTLPPKLDVFDAVVARHSEENMDRTILVRNENIKLDELAPVKPRQSLTVSSTFTNQEALLNMDSSPEGSGTEDNLQ